gtttttttgtttttttttttgcgggatAGATTCTGCGTCCGGAATAGTATTTTTCACTTTAGATAAGAAggtttttatatatatatatgaagaTAAATTTTATCTACCACTATAGTAATATTAACGTTAAACTAAGCTACTGACTCAAATGTTCAAATGTTGCAACACACGTGTAAGCATAACTGTGTGCACATTCTATTTTATCtggaatgtaaaatattaccgCATGCTGTGCAGTACCATTGCTGTCTCTCCGTTATATCAATGTAAAcgatgtaaaacaaaactttgctgtgtgtatcaaaacaaaatgtatttttaaatatgacgtttaaataaaaattcactCAATTTTGTATCCGGTCATTGATAACAAGCATTATGTGGTTTTCTTCAACTGGGAAATTAACGGTGTCCGAATATGGTATGAAGAAAATTATATTCAAGcgtttattttgaaattaatttatttaaatctgcattttttttaacccAAAACCATTTGGTCGAGCTCACCAAAGTTGCACTCGACAGAGTGTGAGGAGTAGAAAGCGATAGTTATTTTTTCACACTGCTTCATACCAATACACCTTTTTAACGTACGTTGTTTTACATTTATGATATTATCAGTAACAATCAGTGAACAATTTTTGAAGTTATTTCCAAACAAACgactgaaatatttcaatggtTTTCAAACCATGcttttgaattatttcaatacaagtgaaatatttcatattttgaaTATGCAGTTCAGTTCACCGGTAAATTTGTTCTGAATGATTTAGAATGAGTTCAATTTACGTCTTTCATTTAATTTCTCGCCATATCACACGATTTACcaatacggccaggccgtcgtaaatgaaataaaacaattacttGCTTCAAATAAACTTTCAAACATCTAAACTGTGCCATTTCCCTTTAATGATAAGATAACATATGACTTTATTGTAGCATTccgtaattttttttatctttttcagACTTATGCTTTCATTTTAAACTAAAACTGTTTTCAGCATTCACATTTTCGTCCTGCTGGCACGAActattgtttcttttcgcttGTGCTTGTTTGTGTCACTGTGGAATATTATTTGAAATCTGAGTGAATTGAGTTGAGATTCATTTAAAGTAAGATTCTTGATTTTCTAGATTTATGATAGGATATTCGTAGGAAGATGAAGCTATGGTCCCTGCACGGATGGTGATCGATCTGATCAActtacacatacacaacatatTAAAGATATCCATTCGCTTTAAAACTCCCTATTGAATATAAGCGTGTACCAAATATAACATTCTATAACAACTGTTTCATCACCTCTGGTTTATGAGATTCTTAATGTAAATGCTTAACATTCTATCatacactcatacacacactctcCTACTGTATCCCAATAACCGGGTTAGGTTCCCTTCATGTGGACATTTGGATAAAAGTTGAGGATTAAAATCTTTCCCACATACCTTAGCTATTCATTCTACTTCTattcttttatcttttttcattcgcttttttttccttacttCCTTGTCAGatttaatgatgatgatgatgatgtctcACCCCTTACGcatgtttttaaacaaatcctTCTTTCTGCCGCACTTCCTTAGCCAATCCGTCTAAATCGGGATAAAGTACGGCCGCAGGAACGATACGTTGCTCGCGGGATGCTTCTAGAACTGTTGCCGTTGCACTGCCAGAGGTAGATGCGGTTCCAACGTCGACCTCTGGTACGGCCGGTCTATAGCCGGCTACGAGGGCTTTCCCAGCATTTTTTGCCGTCCGCTTAGCTAACCCCTTCGGTGTGATGTAGTTCATGTTGTGCGTCACGTTAATCACGTTCCCGACCGTGTCAAGCGAGCTACCGACGAACTGACTCGCTTCCGTACCGTACCGATGCTCCACTATCTGCACCGTGCTGGCGCTCAAACTTTGACCCAGTATCGATGCGGAACGTTCGAGACCTTCGTACACGGTACCGAACCCTTCGAcggcaccggcacagatcgTAAGCGCACCGTTCATACGCTGCGAGGCGTCCTGTTCGCTCATACCGGTGCCGTACGCCAGCAGGGCACTGCCGTGCCGTTGAATGTGCGGTGCCAGAAAGCGTCCCAGTGCCATCGTTGCCGAACCGACCTTCCCGGCAACGTAGCTGGTCACACCAGCTGCCGTACCGGTGACGTTTTTCGCTATCTCGATGCCAGTACGAACGTTTTTCGGTACCTGTACGGTAGCGGTCTCCGTTGAATCCTGCGCGGTGGAGTTTTGTTTCTGACCTAGTTTCGAAATGACGTAGGGTGTGCCGGTTGCGATCAGCTGACCGGTTCGTTCCGCACCACGCACCAATCCCTGGGAAAGGTAGAATGCACCCTTAATGATACCGGCCGAAACGGTGGTTGAGTCGGGCAGCAGGGAACGTTTGCTGACACGGGCGCCCGTCGGTGTCGGCTGAGGAACAATTCCATGCAGAAAGGCAACCAGTATCTCCAACACAACCTCATCCGCCTCGGCCGGTACTACGAGCCCAATCGCACGACCTTCTACACTAGCGGCAGCTAAATCGGGAAGTATAAACGCGCCATATTCCGTCCGATAGCAAGGTGACACACCCGGAATGAGTGGATAAATAAGAAATCCGGATTGCTCTGCATCGGGGTCCGGCTCCTGCTCTGCTGCGACTTCCATCGGCACTTTTTCCACAGGTGGGCGTGCTTCGGTTGCTTCTTCCACCACCTGTTCTAGCGGTTCTTCGGCATTTTCGATACGTATAGCGGATCGCGTTTCGATCACCTGTAGAAATACGGTTGTCTGCAGCTGTCTGTTTTCATCGCCCTCGATACGCACGATTCTCAATGTCGAGTCGGCCATTGTCCTGCTGACGACACCATCCGGTTCGATGTAGTACACATGGACACCGTCACACGAGAACAGCAGCTCTAGTTGACTCACTTTCGTTTCATCCGTACTTTCTTCGGACATATCTTTCAGTGCCATCGCTAGCTCCGTGTACGTCCATGGTCGCTGTCCAGTGCTGTTTTCTTGAGAACCACTGTCACCACCTTCCGTCCCATTTCCACCGAGCTGTCCGATACGTTGCAACACCTCCCCTCTGGTGCGCTTTAGCTTGTGTATCATGGCGATCGCCTGTTGCCAACTTTCGTCCGCTTGTGGACCCTGTACCTGTAGGTCGGGCACTTCGACGGGCAGGGCTAGTGTTTCATCAATGCGCCTTATGCCGTCCTTATACATCTGCAGTGCCAGATCGGGCCGTTCGTGTTCTTCCAGCTTGATCGCACGTTCAACCGTTGCGTACGACTCATCGTGACCAGCTTTAATCGCTTCGAACGTTCGCTGCCATTCACGATTTGACGTCGCGGAGGATGACTCAGGGAAGAACATGTTCCAAATACCTCCAGTTGTCTCTGTAAAGGGGAGGATATAATCTAGTTATTCACTTTGTGCTGAATGGAGAATAAAAAGcttgaaagaaaaattaccATTACAGTCTAAAATAATGCATCTATTTGGTGTGTTAACTTTTACAAGCCTTCAGGTATGAGTGCAAGCGGGTCATCAGGTAAATACTTTATATCAATTATACTACTACGAGCAATAAATGTAATACCATTTTACGCATGAGAAACTGCAATTTCAATTAGCAGCCGAGTGAAAACAAACCCTTACACGTCCTAGCCTGCGATTAAGATTTACGACAACAGGTGTGCTCAATGGTAGTAACGTTGAAATGAATTATATTTCTTACTTTTAGGGCATAATAATCAGAGGCCCTAATTTAACTTATGCTACTAATAATAGCAACAAAATGAAAGATTTTGACTTCGCATTACACCTATCCTCGTTAGTAAAAAATTATGAGTCGCATTACTCCGTTAACTACGCGGTTTAGTCAAATCTGGACTTGATTCGGTGACTTGGACaagatagcacaaatttcaaaaccaaaccataTTAGTAGAGCTCAACAAACGACAGAATTAGTAAAGATTAACAAAGGAAGTAAAGATTATC
The Anopheles moucheti chromosome 2, idAnoMoucSN_F20_07, whole genome shotgun sequence genome window above contains:
- the LOC128309701 gene encoding protein spartin isoform X1, with the protein product MNILWESLAETTGGIWNMFFPESSSATSNREWQRTFEAIKAGHDESYATVERAIKLEEHERPDLALQMYKDGIRRIDETLALPVEVPDLQVQGPQADESWQQAIAMIHKLKRTRGEVLQRIGQLGGNGTEGGDSGSQENSTGQRPWTYTELAMALKDMSEESTDETKVSQLELLFSCDGVHVYYIEPDGVVSRTMADSTLRIVRIEGDENRQLQTTVFLQVIETRSAIRIENAEEPLEQVVEEATEARPPVEKVPMEVAAEQEPDPDAEQSGFLIYPLIPGVSPCYRTEYGAFILPDLAAASVEGRAIGLVVPAEADEVVLEILVAFLHGIVPQPTPTGARVSKRSLLPDSTTVSAGIIKGAFYLSQGLVRGAERTGQLIATGTPYVISKLGQKQNSTAQDSTETATVQVPKNVRTGIEIAKNVTGTAAGVTSYVAGKVGSATMALGRFLAPHIQRHGSALLAYGTGMSEQDASQRMNGALTICAGAVEGFGTVYEGLERSASILGQSLSASTVQIVEHRYGTEASQFVGSSLDTVGNVINVTHNMNYITPKGLAKRTAKNAGKALVAGYRPAVPEVDVGTASTSGSATATVLEASREQRIVPAAVLYPDLDGLAKEVRQKEGFV
- the LOC128309701 gene encoding protein spartin isoform X2; this encodes MFFPESSSATSNREWQRTFEAIKAGHDESYATVERAIKLEEHERPDLALQMYKDGIRRIDETLALPVEVPDLQVQGPQADESWQQAIAMIHKLKRTRGEVLQRIGQLGGNGTEGGDSGSQENSTGQRPWTYTELAMALKDMSEESTDETKVSQLELLFSCDGVHVYYIEPDGVVSRTMADSTLRIVRIEGDENRQLQTTVFLQVIETRSAIRIENAEEPLEQVVEEATEARPPVEKVPMEVAAEQEPDPDAEQSGFLIYPLIPGVSPCYRTEYGAFILPDLAAASVEGRAIGLVVPAEADEVVLEILVAFLHGIVPQPTPTGARVSKRSLLPDSTTVSAGIIKGAFYLSQGLVRGAERTGQLIATGTPYVISKLGQKQNSTAQDSTETATVQVPKNVRTGIEIAKNVTGTAAGVTSYVAGKVGSATMALGRFLAPHIQRHGSALLAYGTGMSEQDASQRMNGALTICAGAVEGFGTVYEGLERSASILGQSLSASTVQIVEHRYGTEASQFVGSSLDTVGNVINVTHNMNYITPKGLAKRTAKNAGKALVAGYRPAVPEVDVGTASTSGSATATVLEASREQRIVPAAVLYPDLDGLAKEVRQKEGFV